The genomic interval CCACAACCTACCCGTTTGATCCTGGAAAGGCTTTTTCCGACTATCATCGTCGGTCCAGGTCACACAGTCTTCCCAAACTGCGGAAGTCAGTGCCACCGGCCATTTGAACCCGGCTTCCTGTGCCATGGAACCCGCATCGACCAGTACGCCATCTTCTATGGCCTGGGTACGGGTATAGCTGTATATCACGTCACCAAAAATGGATTCGGCGGCTGTATTGATTGAAGTGTTGGACATGGTGTTTTTCCTCTGTTGGATAAGCACCGGGTCACACCTCCTCCCCTGCCGGGAAAGGTGTACTTTCCCGGCAGGGTCTGTGAAAAGTTGTGGGTGTCAGAGCAAACCGCGCTCAGCAAACGAGACGCTCTCACCGGCCGTAACCACGAAGTGGTCGAGGACGCGCACATCAACCAGTGCGAGTGCCTCCTTGAGCCGGCGAGTGATTGCTTCATCTGCATTGCTGGGTTCTGCAACACCTGATGGATGGTTGTGGAAAAAGAGCATGGCGGCCGCATTGAGCTCCAGTGCCTTCTGCACGACGACGCGCGGATGGACCGATGCTCCATCGATGGTGCCTTGAAACAGCTCGGTCACCTCAATGATCCGGTGGCGGTTGTCTAGAAACAGACACCCAAACATCTCGTTCTTACGCTCAGCGAGCCGGATTCGCAGGTACTTGCGAGTTTCCTCCGGACTACCGAGTGCATTTCCCGGTTGGTGCTGCTCCGTTAACAAGGCCAGCGCCAATGCCATCAGCGATTGCCTCTCCACTTCGTTAAGTTCAGATAGTGAAAGTCCGTCGAAACGGTCATTCATCCTCTTCGATACGGGTGATCCCGTGGTTGTCATGACTGATCTCCTCGAAATTGACGGGGAGATCAGCCCCAGGGGGAGTGATTCCCCTTGGGTGAAAGTGAGCCGGATAACGAGTTATCCGGCTGATTTGAACTTACGTAGCGTGCTCCTGCTCCTTATAGAACGGCTGACCGTCAACCTTGGCCCAGGGCACACGCAACAATCGGGCCTTGAGGCTGATACCGGTTTCTCCGGCCTTGTCACCGTTCTTAAAGGTGAAGGTCTCTCCATACAGATCACTGAGTGTGAATCCAATGAGTACCTTCAACTTGCCCTCAACGGCCGGTTTGACCTGGCGCACGATTTCTTGAGCCTGTTTTCCGGACACGCGACACTCGAAATGAGTGTACTGGACGTTTTCAACACTGCCTCGAAGAGCAGATATGGTGACACTCAGAAAGGGGTTCCCTTCTTTGGGTGTCACCTCCCGAACGCGGTTTACATAACCGATGCCGGTGGTGTGAAGATCGAAATATTTTTGGCTCTCGTTGTTGGACATAGCGCTTTCTCCATCAGATGGGTTTCGTCCGGAACAAGCGCAACCCTGGCGGGAAGGCTTCCCCGGCAGGGTGAGTGGAATGGAAACCGTTATCCATTCCTTTGAAGATGGACCGGCAACGAGTCATTTAAGAATCGTCTCTATGCACCTATTACAGGGTCCGAAGGTGCCTGTATTGCCACTGAGTCCGCAGTGACCACGTATAAAACCATATTCTTCAGGCCTCTCAGGCGGCATCGGATGCTTCACAGACATAACGCAAGTACTTCAACATACCGCGGGCATTGGCAAAGGCGGGGTGTTCCGCAATGGCCTGATGGGGGAACCAGTTAGCGACATGATCACTCAACGCGACCGCGCCACCACCGACAAAGAGGACACGATCCAGTTCCACACCGAGACCCAGCTGCCGGCGGGTTTCGGCATGTATGCGCTCAACGATCTCGCGTTTGGCGATCTCAACCAGCGCCGCCACGTCATGGTCTTTGCCCTGCAGGCGCACAACTTTATTCTCGACCGCCTGAGCAACGATCTGCTCACCCAGCGTCTCCAGATCGAAGCGCTCCTGGATGCCATCGGCAACCCGTTGTTTGACGTTCAGCATTCCGCACTGCAGGGAACCGGATGAGGCGTGAAGAATGCCCTGATCTTTCACCACCAC from Candidatus Sedimenticola sp. (ex Thyasira tokunagai) carries:
- a CDS encoding DUF6573 family protein, with translation MSNTSINTAAESIFGDVIYSYTRTQAIEDGVLVDAGSMAQEAGFKWPVALTSAVWEDCVTWTDDDSRKKPFQDQTGRLWDVLYMASHAIRSSKGSGDRMLFQLYRVPRDGQSMEAELIRLRLIVGPGDSGEPVITILLPHED
- the radC gene encoding DNA repair protein RadC; this translates as MNDRFDGLSLSELNEVERQSLMALALALLTEQHQPGNALGSPEETRKYLRIRLAERKNEMFGCLFLDNRHRIIEVTELFQGTIDGASVHPRVVVQKALELNAAAMLFFHNHPSGVAEPSNADEAITRRLKEALALVDVRVLDHFVVTAGESVSFAERGLL
- a CDS encoding STY4534 family ICE replication protein translates to MSNNESQKYFDLHTTGIGYVNRVREVTPKEGNPFLSVTISALRGSVENVQYTHFECRVSGKQAQEIVRQVKPAVEGKLKVLIGFTLSDLYGETFTFKNGDKAGETGISLKARLLRVPWAKVDGQPFYKEQEHAT